The proteins below come from a single bacterium genomic window:
- a CDS encoding iron ABC transporter permease → MSGSILSASSRLRIGSIVLSVIVLLFALNAGVYESIVPRFFRGALTAQESFVLFELRVPRVLIAFAAGAILSLVGLVYQTLFVNPLASPYTLGVSGCAAVGYVISQFFLPDSLRSSLNTICSIIGGIAALCVLLPFLRSNKLRMTDTVLLCGVLLSLFCGSLLFLLQYFLDPAGIVQLTGWYFGTLSVTGIEKPLLLLALSLILLLILRYSAPALDLLLLGEEYAHGMGVPVRALQLRLIGFTTLLVALTVAFCGPIGFIGLIMPHFGRAMVGHSHARLIAFSFYSGGFFLVFCDATARILGGMQEIPVGLVTAIIGCPVMVTLLMKR, encoded by the coding sequence ATGAGTGGTTCTATTCTGTCAGCATCTTCGAGGCTTCGGATCGGAAGTATAGTACTATCGGTAATAGTTCTACTTTTTGCACTCAATGCGGGTGTCTACGAAAGTATTGTGCCGCGTTTTTTTCGTGGAGCACTAACGGCGCAGGAATCCTTTGTTCTTTTTGAGTTGCGTGTGCCACGAGTTCTCATTGCTTTTGCCGCTGGCGCAATTCTTTCTTTGGTCGGGCTGGTATATCAGACATTATTTGTGAATCCATTAGCATCACCATATACCTTAGGTGTGTCTGGATGTGCAGCCGTGGGCTATGTCATTAGTCAGTTTTTTCTGCCTGATTCACTTCGTTCATCGCTTAACACCATCTGCTCTATTATCGGAGGAATTGCGGCTTTATGTGTGTTACTGCCATTTCTGAGGAGTAATAAATTGCGTATGACAGACACGGTCCTCTTATGTGGAGTTTTATTAAGTCTCTTTTGCGGCAGTCTTCTCTTTCTCCTGCAGTATTTTTTAGATCCAGCGGGAATAGTGCAGTTAACCGGATGGTATTTTGGAACCCTGAGTGTTACGGGAATCGAGAAACCGTTACTTCTTTTAGCGCTCTCCCTCATACTTTTACTGATTTTGCGGTACTCTGCTCCAGCGCTCGATCTCCTTCTTCTCGGGGAAGAATATGCGCATGGAATGGGAGTTCCAGTACGTGCATTACAGCTTCGTTTGATTGGATTCACTACACTACTCGTTGCGCTTACCGTAGCCTTTTGTGGTCCGATAGGCTTCATTGGACTTATCATGCCACACTTCGGACGGGCTATGGTTGGTCATTCGCATGCTCGTCTAATAGCCTTTAGCTTTTATAGCGGAGGATTCTTTCTCGTCTTTTGCGACGCAACCGCTCGTATATTAGGAGGTATGCAAGAGATTCCGGTAGGTCTCGTGACTGCTATTATCGGCTGTCCAGTTATGGTTACACTTCTTATGAAGCGGTAG
- a CDS encoding ABC transporter ATP-binding protein: MSNHESWASILEVSDLEIGFSNLQLASSISFSLKQGEWIGVMGSNGVGKTTLIKTLLGLVSPRRGRITFLSQALEKAESADLRKKFGYIPQSLLSIPSLTLFEYYSSCWRNRFSRNTSCLSEEVLSSLQAVQLQEKKEIPLSSLSGGELRRALFGATLLVKPSCFIFDEPTVALDSMAEQEIRNILANNQLRKGSSGIIVSHDEKFLHDICERILVLTPQGMREQS; encoded by the coding sequence ATGAGCAATCATGAAAGTTGGGCGAGTATATTGGAAGTCAGTGATCTTGAGATTGGCTTTTCAAATCTGCAATTAGCAAGCAGCATTTCATTTTCTCTGAAGCAGGGGGAATGGATAGGTGTCATGGGATCGAATGGGGTTGGAAAGACGACGCTCATTAAGACATTGCTAGGACTGGTAAGTCCCCGACGAGGAAGAATCACTTTCCTGAGTCAGGCGTTGGAAAAAGCCGAGTCTGCAGACCTACGGAAAAAGTTCGGTTATATACCTCAATCTCTTTTGTCTATTCCTAGTCTTACGCTCTTTGAGTATTACTCAAGTTGTTGGCGTAATCGGTTTTCTCGAAATACATCTTGCTTATCTGAAGAGGTCTTATCCTCACTTCAGGCTGTTCAGCTGCAGGAGAAAAAAGAGATACCACTTTCAAGCTTAAGCGGTGGTGAGCTTAGGCGGGCTCTGTTTGGAGCAACTCTACTCGTAAAACCAAGCTGTTTCATATTTGACGAGCCGACTGTAGCGCTCGATAGTATGGCGGAGCAGGAAATCAGAAATATTCTTGCGAATAATCAGCTCCGGAAGGGCTCCTCTGGAATTATTGTATCTCATGATGAAAAATTTCTGCACGATATTTGCGAGCGGATTCTTGTTTTAACTCCACAGGGGATGAGAGAGCAGTCATGA